A genomic window from Gammaproteobacteria bacterium includes:
- a CDS encoding alpha/beta hydrolase family protein — MNRFLKLVGLIAVCLFAGASYASDAAKEKRWSDQIVDALMDGEAEYLKAGDQEFLAIYTEAADSPPKGGVILMHGIGVHPDWPQIVGPLRTGLPQRGWATLSLQMPILPNEADVSDYLPLMDEVAPRIDAGVAFLKAQGIDDIVLVGHSLGASMALRYLEQPRDAIQGLVVIGLAKDGELNPAVTLEVVSTPVLDLYGSEDQKDTLETAPERKAAAKSDTYTQKEVKGANHFFDGKEVELVEAVDVWGSAL, encoded by the coding sequence ATGAACCGTTTTCTGAAACTCGTCGGATTGATTGCAGTTTGTCTTTTCGCGGGGGCGTCATACGCTTCGGATGCCGCTAAGGAGAAACGCTGGTCGGACCAGATCGTCGATGCCCTGATGGACGGCGAGGCCGAATATCTGAAGGCCGGCGATCAGGAGTTCCTGGCGATCTACACCGAGGCGGCGGATTCTCCCCCGAAAGGCGGCGTGATCCTGATGCACGGTATCGGTGTGCATCCGGACTGGCCGCAGATCGTCGGCCCGCTGCGTACCGGTCTGCCGCAGCGCGGCTGGGCCACGCTGTCGCTGCAGATGCCGATCCTGCCGAACGAGGCCGATGTCAGCGACTACCTGCCCCTGATGGACGAGGTCGCGCCGCGAATCGATGCCGGCGTCGCCTTTCTTAAAGCGCAGGGTATTGACGACATCGTGCTGGTCGGCCACAGTCTGGGGGCGTCGATGGCGCTGAGGTACCTCGAACAGCCACGTGACGCTATTCAGGGTCTTGTCGTTATCGGGCTGGCGAAAGATGGCGAGTTGAATCCGGCGGTCACGCTGGAAGTCGTTTCCACACCGGTACTGGATCTCTACGGCAGCGAAGACCAGAAAGACACCCTGGAAACCGCTCCAGAGCGCAAGGCGGCCGCTAAGTCCGATACCTACACGCAGAAGGAGGTCAAGGGCGCCAATCACTTCTTCGATGGCAAGGAGGTAGAACTCGTCGAGGCCGTGGATGTCTGGGGTTCGGCACTGTAA